The Mytilus trossulus isolate FHL-02 chromosome 3, PNRI_Mtr1.1.1.hap1, whole genome shotgun sequence genome contains a region encoding:
- the LOC134711663 gene encoding rho-related GTP-binding protein RhoJ-like, whose translation MKMEQNCIQCVIVGDGMVGKSHLAKCFVGQSLQEDYIATVFENYAGTLAVAGSKYTIGIFDSAGQQDYTNLRAFSYRDSDVFILCYNIADRESFKNIKSFWIPEIKQYNVKKRPIILVATQSDSRHLYEDSVTCDEGVELAKDIGAECLIETSAITREGTTETFERVVMSALKHKKKKYKIFQRLFKK comes from the exons atgaaaatggaacaaaattgtatacaatgtGTAATAGTGGGAGATGGAATGGTTGGGAAATCACATCTAGCAAAGTGTTTTGTTGGACAATCTTTACAAGAGGATTATATTGCtacagtttttgaaaattatgcag GAACACTAGCAGTTGCCGGCAGTAAATATACGATTGGTATTTTTGATTCAGCTGGACAA CAAGATTATACAAATCTTCGTGCCTTTAGCTACAGAGACAGCGATGTGTTCATACTGTGCTACAACATAGCAGATAGAgaatcatttaaaaacattaaatctttTTGGATACCAGAAATTAAACAGTACAACGTGAAGAAAAGGCCTATTATATTAGTGGCTACTCAAAGTGACTCTCGTCATCTTTATGAAGACTCTGTAACTTGTGATGAAGGAGTTGAATTAGCCAAAGACATTGGAGCAGAATGTTTGATAGAAACATCAGCCATTACAAGAGAAGGCACAACGGAAACCTTTGAAAGGGTTGTGATGTCAGcgttaaaacataaaaagaaaaagtacaaaatattcCAGAGATTATTTAAGAAGTAA